A region of the Culex quinquefasciatus strain JHB chromosome 1, VPISU_Cqui_1.0_pri_paternal, whole genome shotgun sequence genome:
aagtatccaggtttttaacaaCATGGACGAATACCGAAGGTAACACTTGTAACGGTACGGGGGTACTGTCAAACCCATTTTGTAACGCACGCTCACGTCACGTCATTCTTGAACTcctgtcaaaaattttcaccaagatgGCGTCACATATTTTTGCTCCCATTCCGCACACAACAAACATTTTCTGCTGCTGCCCAGAATATAATCGAAACAACCCGAGACAGATCCGCTGGCCGGAAACAAGTCCGTGTGACCATAGTGCCAGAAATAAAACCGAGACAGCAAGGCAGAAAGAAGCTCGTGAAAGAACCTCTACTTCCTGCTAACCGCCAGCCGGAACCGTCCGTGGCAACATTCGCTGGCCGTAGCAGTGGAAAAGGTGCGTGGGAAAAACACGTCACAGaacttcacgcagaaaaatattttgtagaatcagcctgtatgaggtttgatttaacaaaatattttgttgaatataatcaacaaattttttgtattGAATCAACTCtctaattttattatttcagatcgagacatttggttgtttcaaagcagtttttttgttgaacCTACCCTCATTTttgttgatcaaaatttgacagaagccactttcaaatcaaaattttgttgaatcaacgtcggttttgttgttgaaacaactagagatatttttcaaattaaggtTATGGTCCTTGAATTGaatcaataaaatgttgaattgaaataaaaattgtagttttattgatatttaaattttattgaaaattacaaataatgTCCATCTGTTCCATCAAATGTTGCAGCAAATTTGGCCCGTGATCCATTTCCCCGTCGTCGTTGACACTGTCGCCTCTGATTGAACCGACAAGTTTGCAAAGTTGCCTCCCCGCGTTGAGCGGCCATGTTGGCACTAGTTTCAGATCGTAGTTATGCTGTTTTCCGCAGAGGTCTGCAACGGTGGGAAAAACGTAAGAAAAGAAAATTGTATGTAGAATCCTAAGGCGCTTACCAAAAATGTCCCGATAAATCTGCTAAACTGGGTTGGTTCTCCGTCTTGCAAGCGACACGCTGAAGAACTTCTGGTGGCGGCAGCATCGGCATTTCAATTGTCCGTGTTAAGTCGACCTGGTTTTGGGTGGTTTTGAAATCACCCTGAATCTACCTTTTCAAATTTCGCGATTCGCTCGAGGCAAATGAACAAACTACGGATCCGTAAGTGCAGCCTCGTCGTACGGAACGAACAAAAAACGAacagcaaactgagaaaaatttaactttttgacagATAGCGGGCACGTGCAAATCACAACAATTTAGATTTGAatcaaaaacacacatttaagtTGATTCTACGCCGTTGTGGgttgaatcaaatcaaaaaaattgttgttgttTCCAAAAGAGTTTGACAAATTACATCACGTAATTTCAACTCAAGATTTTGAGTTGTTTCGATCGGTTTTGAgggttatttcaacaaaaaatcctcaagataaaacaacaaaatatttttttgatttaaaccagcttgatttttctgcgtgttgttGATTTCGGGTAGCAGCTGCCGGAAGAAACGGTGTTGTCTCGGGTGTTTCTCTTAGCCAGGGACACAGTTCCCGCTAACAGATCTGTCGCGAGTTTCTTTCTGGCGTCTTGACTCtggtatttttttggttttctggTTATCGGTAGTAACGGTCCGTTACAAGCGCTAACTTCGGTAACGCTTGGATAGAcctcttggaacgagctgtcaagtaggaccttttctgtcaagaagggccgggtagttatttttttaaattgatttaaaaatccatagaTATCTTAGAAACCATAAATctggagcaaaattttaaaaagggcGCACAAtcgggtggtccaaatccaagCTTTCTCAGGGCTAACCCCTTGAAATtatagattgacccatcactaggctaaattccaaatttgagctcattctgaccacaggAACCCCTCTCTctaatcgcttaaagtttgtatggcctggaagctaataacttttcagcaaaaaaatctaaaaatattgtttcttcggaaaagttgttcaaaatttaaagaagGTTCTACATCTAAGAATTGATAGAGATTGGACGACTATTGCgccctccacaggtaaaaacctggaacagttgcttttctccatacattttgatgatttcccatacaaacttcaagcgattagagagaggggttcccgtggtcagaatgagctcaaatttgtaaCTCAGCCtatagtgatgggtcaatctatgATTTCAGGGGTTAGCCTtgagaaagcccggatttggaccaccctagcgcacaagcattttgacagctgcaacTATTTTACAAATTGCTGCCAGAtctttgggagcgttcttttattacgtaacgcagtttggaggccgtgttactagagagcctatatggagaggcgaaatgtcactctcagggttccaatcgaactgtcaaatcggggttccaatcgagcaacaaggtcATGTAAGaacaaggtcggaatcaatttaaaatcattttggcaaaaaaacgagacttataacaatcaaaagtattgtaaaacagttgttgataataatctgatagtttttgttatgtttgtgcttgttcggtacaagaaaggtgccagcaccaaagaaaaactacaagtttttcaaccttaaatttgcatgactttgagtttttgaaatttctcccagaacatttcatttccctatgtaggtccctacgtgttacgctccatacaaaatttataaaatttgtatggaaattttgttacgaggggagaggggagggggtctagaaatcagattttttgcgttacgtaataaaagaacgctccctttttCCCGGACcccggaaaagatccggcagcaattttgtacggtttgacgtttgcggagggTACCAAATAAGGTAAACAGATCACTTCGTGCATCAGCTAATGTTCAACGCGAACATGAAGGCAACAAAGAAGATTAAAAACGCGTTTGctgtcaacatttgaaaataaacaaagtgcGCGATCTTAGAAAAATGAAGTGCGTAATTTTATACTGTGAAAACGACTACGACCACGGGACGGATCTCAAAACATAAGTTCCCAAAGGACCCTATCCGCCGGAGACTATGGATAAATGCCATCGCGAAGCGGGCTGGAGACGGCTTTGCGAACACAGATATCGATAAAGTTCAGATTTGTTCGGACCGATGGACTGTTTTTATGAGTCCATGAGTCCAAAAAGGATCGAATTCTACACAAGGACAAAAGTCGTTCGACATCGGGAGTGGGCCAAACCCCAGAGAACTTGGTCCGTTACTACCAGCCGGAGCCGAAAATTACCGATGGGTCTGTTATTGTTGAAGCTGTGTGCCCAAAATGAAGTCGCAGATAATTCGATACAGAAAACAGATTCGAGCTCTGTGGGCCCAAAATAAGCGCTCTCGGCTGAAGGAGCAATTTTGTGGCGAgtaaaaagattttaaatacttaatcttttcaaatttcagaGTTTTGCTTCCGACAACGAATTGTTCAGAGTCCTGGCCCTACACAAGACGCGTTAGCCGTACAGCCCAGTACTACAGGCATTTGCAACCACGCTGCATTTTTATTCGCCAAGGGCATACGAATACGTTTGACGAATGCGTTGGCAAACAAGTTATCGCATTCGAGATCGATTGTGCGATGGTGGTACGAACACGTTGACGGAGACCAACGGGTTAATGAACAAGCAGTGCAGGCAGTGATACTTAAAGCAAAAGAAAAAGCTATGCCGagccaattttgtcaactttgaTGTTGCTTTTAAAAACGCGGAAGAtttcatttgcaaaatcaagctggCGACGGTACCCCGGTTTTGAGCTctaaaaataaaactggattcCTCGGTTTTCTGGGGGTTATAAAAAGCATCCAAGGACTGTTTAAGGAACTGAGCATGCCTCCAGAACCAGACTCTGAAGACAACGTTGAGAACGCCCGAGTTGTAGCCGACGCTGAAGAGTCAGGTACTGACTATGGGAATCACCGAAAAAGCACTTTGAAACAGTACCCTGCAAAAGAACGTAATCTTAATCTTTCCCTCAATAAACACACACAAATCACTCAATCAATACCCCCATCGACTAAACCTCACTTAGCACAACCGCCAAACGTGACTCATATTCTGTCGCAAAACTCTTCGCGCTCCAACACCTTGCGAGATAAGATAACCGTACTCCGTGGCGTTGATCATGGTAGATTGACCCAACACACTACACGGTGGTAACCAAACGACCAAACTCATCAATTTTCCGAACCTTTTTGGTGGTATTTGTTATCAATCGAAATTTTTCGGGGCTTCGATAACGAGTCTTCGACCGCTCGAGGACTCCTGCTTCGCAGTCAATTCCCGGTCCCGGAACGTAACAGTCGGTGCCATGTATCGAACGGTAGCGTGCTTTCTCGCGCTGGTAGCGCTCGCGGTAGCGAGCCCTCTGGACGTTGACACGGAGTCGCGGATCGTTGGTGGCTTTCCGGCGCTGGCGGCTTCCACCCGGCATCAGGTCTCGATTCGGCACCGCTCGACGGATGAGGGCCGCTTCGGCAGTGGACACTTTTGCGGGGGTAGTTTGGTGAACAATCGGACCGTGCTGACGGCGGCGCACTGCTTGGTGGACGAGCGGGATAAGAAGCGCCCGGCGACGTTCTTCCGGGTGGTTGGTGGCGGCACTAGCCGGACCGTGCAGACGGAGGATACCGTGGTGCGGAAGGTGAGCCGCGTCGTGGTGCACGAGCGGTTCAATCCGAACAACTTGGACAACGATGTTGGGCTGTtgattgtgagttttttttgtggtcTGTTTGTTTGTTAGCCTTTTCAACGGGGTTGATTTGTTGTAGCTTGACGAACCGGTTCCGGCGACGCATCCTGCGCTGCGAACCATTCCCATGGCCTCGGTTAGTCCGAACACGTTGAGTTCCTGCCAGACGAGTGGCTGGGGAACGACCCAATACGTAAGTGCCCCGGAAACTTTTTTTGGTAGCCGCGTTGGTAACGTTGATGTTCATTGCAGGGCGTCAGTCAGACCACCATCGAGCTGCGGGCCGTCAACGTTACCGTCCAGCAGATAGCGATGTGCAACGCTACCAATAGCTATAAGGGAACTCTGCTGCCGGGAATGCTGTGCGTCGGAGAGTTCCAGGGAGGTCGCGATGCCTGTCAGGGAGATTCCGGAGGACCGCTGGTTTGCGCAGGATTGTTAGCGGGGATTGTGTCGTATGGAACGGGCTGTGGAGAGCCTGGGTATCCTGGAATCTATGCCGATGTGGCGTACTATCGGGATTGGATCCTACGGAACGGTGCTGGAAGTGGCTTCCGGATGCCCGTTGTTAGTTTAGTGATGAGTGTTTTGGCATATTTCTTCGTCAAGTTGCGTGATCGATGGTGATTAGGGTAATAAAGTGAAGTGATGGATTACTTAAGAACTCCCCTTGCTTCAATATTGCATCGAAAGATAGCTTCCGGAACGACAGTAACGATTCCACGTGACCTCCCTTGTTTGATTGGTTGAGTGCAGTTGCCTCCTTCGCGCAAAGATAGTGAAAGTGATATCCATTTTCCGTTATCATAACACGATCAATCCTGCTTGTTTACCACGTTGACAATCGCGCACCTTCTCGTTTTGTCACCTTGGGTTCGCGCCAGCTGTCAGTCGCCATAATGGCGACGCGTCATGCCATAAAATCCTTTAGTTCTTTCCACCGTTGCGAAACTGCGTAtcattaaaacaataaaactatgAAGTGGCTCGTGAATCCCACGAAACCACTTGAAAACACTCAACCCGGAACGGAACCGATTCGCAAACTGTCAGTCCTATAGCAACCTTCTAACCGTGTCAACCATGTGGAACCAAAGCCTACTGCTCCTGTCAGTGGCGGCGCTCGCCGCTTCCGAAACGGATCCCAAAATCATCGGCGGCTTCCCGGCGGAACAGGGCGACACCCTGCACCAGGTTTCGATCCGGTTCCGGGTCTTGGACGAGCAGGGATTCGGCCGGGGCCACATATGCGGGGGGAGTCTCATCAACAGCCGGACCGTCCTGACGGCCGCGCACTGTGCGGTGGATTTGAAAAACGGGATGCGATTTCCGGCCAGTACGTTCCGCGTGGTCGGCGGAAGTGTCGAGCGGAGGCAAATGACGGAGAATACCGTTGTGGTGGGGGTTGGCAACGTGTTCGTGCACGAGAAGTTCGACACGCTGACCATGGAGAATGACATTGCACTGATGATTGTAGGGGGTGGCGAGTTATAACCTTCATTTTCGCTACTGACATTTTGGTAACTTTTAGCTCAGTACACCGGTTCCGGACGGACATCCGACGCTGCAGCCGATTGAACGGGTGGCTAGTCAGCCTGCGGTAGCGACCTCCTGTCAAACTTCCGGTTGGGGAACCACCATAGCTGTAAGTACCCTGGCAATCCCCTCATCACCCAAACTAACCTTTCCCAAAACAGGAACAAAACGCGTCCCCGTCCACCCTTCTGGCGGTCAACGTAACCGTGCAGTCGACGACCGAATGTAACAGGGCCGAAAGCTACAACGGCCATGTTGTGCCGGGAATGTTCTGCGCAGGACAGACCGATAAGGACGCGTGCCAGGGTGATTCCGGTGGGCCGCTGGTCTGTGATGGAAAACTTGCCGGAGTTGTGTCCCATGGGTTGAGTTGTGGGCTGGACGGGTTTCCGGGAATCTACAGCGATGTGGCGTACTACCGGGGCTGGATTGATTCATGTTTGGCCGGAAAGTGTTCCGGAGCGGGAGGGATGGTGATCTCGTGGGGACTTATGGCGAGTttgttgattgttttggtttaccATACACAATAAAGCGGTTTAGTTGAGATCTATTGTGTTTTCTGATTTCCATTTGACGTTTGTAAACAATGTGGTTATACAAGGCGATAGAGAACAGGTAAGTAAACGTCAAAGTATCAcactttaaatcaaaacaacaaaGAAGCAGATCAAAACTTTGACAGCGGACGTTCGCCTTCCAGCTCCATTTTGCCCGATCCCGCCATGAACCACGTGACCTTGTCCGCTCGGTTTCCTCTCATGATCTGTTGTGACCTTTCCTAACGGGCTTGGAATTGTTGTGTGACCTAGGCGTGTCAACGCTCGTAGCTCGACTGCAAAGCGGTCGTCGGGTTCCACGACGTTCAGAGCGTTATCAGTCTCAGGACAGATATGAAATCAAAACCATGAGGATGGGTTTTGAAGTATCGTTCACTCTAAAATTGCATTGAACGTTGTCTCGGCGATTTCAGACAGATCACTGCAGAAACTGGTTTCATGTCTTTTAGAGAACAGATCTTCTGGCTACTCATCACTTAAGGTCGGCATTACTACTAGGCGATTCAAAAGAATCTCGAACACGTTACTATAACACTCGGGTTTCCGGAATTTCCAATCAAGAGACAACTCGGCAACAATTTTACTGACTACTCATGATTCAGGTTGGCAGGTTTCGGACCGGAAACGTTTCTGGTAGCCGCGTCGGTAACGCGGAAGTTATTTTGCAGGGCGTCATTCAGACCTCAACCGAGTTGCAGGCCGTACAACGCTACCAATAGCTATGAGGGATCTAAGTTGCCGGGCATGCTGTGCGTCGGGGAGTTCCAGGGAGGCCGTGATGCCTGTCAGGGCTAGTGTCAGGGAGATTCTGCAGGACCGTTGCGCAGGATTGCTAGCGCGGATTGTGTCGCATGGAACGTGCTGTGGAGAGCATGGGTATCCTGGAATTACCGCCGATGTGGCATACTATCGAAATTGAATCCTGCGAAACGGTGCCGGAAGTGGCTTATTTGGCATATTTCTTCGTCAAGTTGCGTATTTGATGGTGATTAAAGTTATTAAGTGGAGTGATGGATTACTTGCTTCAATATTGCAT
Encoded here:
- the LOC6048181 gene encoding transmembrane protease serine 9, with protein sequence MYRTVACFLALVALAVASPLDVDTESRIVGGFPALAASTRHQVSIRHRSTDEGRFGSGHFCGGSLVNNRTVLTAAHCLVDERDKKRPATFFRVVGGGTSRTVQTEDTVVRKVSRVVVHERFNPNNLDNDVGLLILDEPVPATHPALRTIPMASVSPNTLSSCQTSGWGTTQYGVSQTTIELRAVNVTVQQIAMCNATNSYKGTLLPGMLCVGEFQGGRDACQGDSGGPLVCAGLLAGIVSYGTGCGEPGYPGIYADVAYYRDWILRNGAGSGFRMPVVSLVMSVLAYFFVKLRDRWSYSNLLTVSTMWNQSLLLLSVAALAASETDPKIIGGFPAEQGDTLHQVSIRFRVLDEQGFGRGHICGGSLINSRTVLTAAHCAVDLKNGMRFPASTFRVVGGSVERRQMTENTVVVGVGNVFVHEKFDTLTMENDIALMILSTPVPDGHPTLQPIERVASQPAVATSCQTSGWGTTIAEQNASPSTLLAVNVTVQSTTECNRAESYNGHVVPGMFCAGQTDKDACQGDSGGPLVCDGKLAGVVSHGLSCGLDGFPGIYSDVAYYRGWIDSCLAGKCSGAGGMVISWGLMCNLPTVSTMWNQSLLLLSVAALAASATEPKIIGGFPAEQGDTLHQVSIRFRVLDEQGFGRGHVCGGSLINNRTVLTAAHCAVDLENGMRFPASTFRVVGGSVERMQMTENTVVVGVDKVFVHERFSTVTIENDIALMILSAPIPDGHPTLQPIERATSQPAAATSCQTSGWGTTIVGQNVSPSSLLAVNVTVQSTTECNSAGSYNGHLVPGMFCAGQTDKDACQGDSGGPLVCDGKLAGIVSHGKGCGLAGYPGIYSDVAYYRDWIETCLAGGCSGAGGAVISWGLLVSLLLVLIYREQ
- the LOC6048182 gene encoding trypsin alpha-3 codes for the protein MWNQSLLLLSVAALAASETDPKIIGGFPAEQGDTLHQVSIRFRVLDEQGFGRGHICGGSLINSRTVLTAAHCAVDLKNGMRFPASTFRVVGGSVERRQMTENTVVVGVGNVFVHEKFDTLTMENDIALMILSTPVPDGHPTLQPIERVASQPAVATSCQTSGWGTTIAEQNASPSTLLAVNVTVQSTTECNRAESYNGHVVPGMFCAGQTDKDACQGDSGGPLVCDGKLAGVVSHGLSCGLDGFPGIYSDVAYYRGWIDSCLAGKCSGAGGMVISWGLMASLLIVLVYHTQ